The genomic region GGCCCGCCGCCGTCGCGCGGGCGGGGGCTGTATTTGGTGACGACGGAGCCGTCGCCGGTGACCATCTGCTCGACGTTGGCGCCCGAGCGCGGTTCGGCGCGCGACATGCCGTCCGCCGCCTGGTTGGCGCTCGCCGGTGGCTGAGGGGTATTGGCAGATGGCGTTGCGGCCTGTTCGGCAGCTGGCTTGGTGCGTTCGAGCCCATCGCCGCGAAACGCCGTATAGAGAGAAAAGCCGCCTATGGCGAAAAGACAAAGACTGGCAGCGATACGGCCGAGGCGCAGAACACCCGGGCGCCGGCTGCCGGTTTTGCGGTTGCGGCCCAAAGGCGCATGCAGGTCCGTTCCCAATTTTTCACCCGCTCCAAAACCGGGAAACAGCAGAAAGGGTCAAGGCCGGGCGAGGTGCCCGGCCTTGGGTTGATCAATTACTTGGCAACGACGGCTTTATCCGGGTTCGGCGGGAAGGCCGGGTCGGTTTTCTTGCCGCGCAGCAGATCGAGCGCGTAGTTCAACTGAACGTCGTCCTTCGGATCCGGCGGCACATAGGCTACCGAGCCCGAACCTTCGTCGGTCTCGCTCTGGCCCTTGATGTGGCCGCGCAGGCTGGATTCGCCTTCGGTTACCATCTTGCCCTGCAGTTCCTCCGGCAGCGGCTCCTCGACCTTGATGTCGGGGGTGATGCCGGTACCCTGGATCGAGCGGCCCGACGGCGTATAGTAGAGCGCCGTGGTCAGGCGCAGCGCGCCGTTTTCGCCGAGCGGGATGATCGTCTGGACGGAGCCCTTGCCGAAGGAGCGGGTGCCGAGAACGGTGGCGCGGCGCAGATCCTGAAGAGCGCCGGCGACGATTTCCGATGCGGAGGCCGAACCGCCATTGATCAGCACGATTACCGGCTTGCCATCCGTCAGGTCGCCCGGGCCGGCATTGAAGCGGCGGGTTTCATCGGGATTGCGGCCGCGGGTCGACACGACTTCGCCGCGCTGCAACAGCGCATCGGAGACGTTGATCGCCTGGTCGAGCAGACCGCCCGGATTGAGGCGCAGGTCGAGGACATAACCCTTCAGCTTGTCGGCCGGAACGGTGTCCTTGATCTTCTTGATCGCCTTTTCCATGTCGGGATAGGTCTTCTCTGTGAAGGAGATGATGCGGAGATAACCGACATCGTCCTCGACGC from Rhizobium sp. BT03 harbors:
- a CDS encoding S41 family peptidase codes for the protein MIRRASLVLVGALMGATAMSVIYSAGVPAEAAGSSTYKELSVFGDVFERVRAQYVTPPAEDKLIENAINGMLSSLDPHSSYMNAKDAEDMRTQTKGEFGGLGIEVTMEDELVKVITPIDDTPAAKAGVLAGDYISEIDGQSVRGLKLEDAVEKMRGAVNTPIKLTLIRKGADKPIELTIVRDVVAVQAVKSRVEDDVGYLRIISFTEKTYPDMEKAIKKIKDTVPADKLKGYVLDLRLNPGGLLDQAINVSDALLQRGEVVSTRGRNPDETRRFNAGPGDLTDGKPVIVLINGGSASASEIVAGALQDLRRATVLGTRSFGKGSVQTIIPLGENGALRLTTALYYTPSGRSIQGTGITPDIKVEEPLPEELQGKMVTEGESSLRGHIKGQSETDEGSGSVAYVPPDPKDDVQLNYALDLLRGKKTDPAFPPNPDKAVVAK